A region from the Pseudonocardia petroleophila genome encodes:
- a CDS encoding DUF456 domain-containing protein, producing MDPETLIAGVLIVVGIAGIVLPVLPGLILVLAGIAVWAVPRGDVVGWTVLGLAVAIVVAGSVAKYLLPGRRLRDSGVPGRTIVAGGVLGVVGFFVIPVVGLFVGFVLGVYLAERARLREHAQAWPSTRGALAAVGWSIVIELLTGLLATGVWIGGLVLG from the coding sequence GTGGACCCCGAGACCCTGATCGCGGGCGTGCTGATCGTCGTCGGCATCGCCGGGATCGTGCTGCCGGTGCTGCCCGGGCTGATCCTGGTGCTCGCCGGGATCGCGGTGTGGGCGGTGCCGCGGGGCGACGTCGTCGGCTGGACGGTGCTCGGCCTCGCCGTCGCGATCGTGGTGGCGGGCAGCGTCGCGAAGTACCTGCTCCCCGGACGGCGCCTGCGCGACTCCGGGGTGCCCGGGCGCACGATCGTCGCGGGCGGGGTGCTGGGGGTCGTCGGGTTCTTCGTGATCCCGGTCGTCGGGCTGTTCGTCGGGTTCGTGCTGGGCGTCTACCTGGCCGAGCGGGCGCGGCTGCGCGAGCACGCGCAGGCGTGGCCGTCGACGCGGGGCGCGCTCGCCGCCGTCGGCTGGAGCATCGTCATCGAGCTGCTGACCGGCCTGCTGGCCACCGGGGTGTGGATCGGCGGCCTCGTCCTAGGCTGA